One part of the Mangrovibacillus cuniculi genome encodes these proteins:
- the spoIIGA gene encoding sigma-E processing peptidase SpoIIGA, which yields MTIYADAIWVLNFGMDSLLLWMTARFLKRKIGVLRILLGGFIGSSIVLFSFFPSLDWTQSIPSKIALSFLMILATFGRSRIKTFLKRLFTFYLATFLAGGALLGIHYLITFELSFQAAYHLANQKGFGDPVSWLFIILVLPLVWFFSTGTVRTLETTKIQHDQKFTVSLSLGEFHWKGTGLLDTGNKACDPVSGTPVIVVSIKDSKELFPKEFVHWVSQEDEQLHHLEELSDSLKDKIRMIPATSLGRQNQLLIGFKADEVEILSEKEYMRAKRVLLVFTMRSLSADKEFDVILHQKMFQEAQVISETEMIATLS from the coding sequence TTGACCATTTACGCTGATGCTATCTGGGTATTGAACTTTGGGATGGACAGCCTATTACTATGGATGACAGCTAGATTCTTGAAGCGGAAAATAGGTGTTTTAAGAATTTTGTTAGGTGGTTTTATTGGATCTTCCATTGTACTATTCTCGTTTTTTCCTTCATTAGACTGGACGCAAAGTATACCTAGTAAAATTGCTTTATCTTTTCTTATGATACTAGCTACTTTTGGTCGTTCTAGAATAAAGACCTTCCTTAAGAGACTTTTTACATTTTATTTAGCAACATTTTTAGCAGGAGGTGCTTTGTTAGGTATTCACTACTTGATTACTTTCGAATTGTCATTTCAAGCAGCATATCATTTAGCGAACCAAAAGGGATTTGGTGATCCAGTAAGTTGGTTGTTTATTATTCTGGTTTTACCTCTTGTTTGGTTTTTCTCAACTGGAACAGTTCGTACATTAGAAACAACTAAAATTCAACATGACCAAAAATTTACGGTGAGTCTTTCGTTAGGAGAATTTCATTGGAAAGGGACTGGATTATTAGACACTGGTAATAAAGCGTGTGATCCCGTTTCTGGTACACCAGTTATTGTTGTATCTATAAAAGATTCAAAAGAGTTGTTTCCAAAAGAATTTGTTCATTGGGTATCTCAAGAAGACGAGCAATTACATCACTTAGAAGAGTTATCCGATTCCCTAAAAGATAAAATTAGAATGATTCCGGCAACATCGTTAGGTAGACAAAACCAGTTATTAATTGGATTTAAGGCAGATGAGGTAGAAATTCTCTCTGAAAAAGAATATATGCGTGCTAAACGCGTTTTATTAGTGTTTACCATGAGGTCATTATCTGCAGACAAAGAATTTGATGTCATTTTACATCAGAAAATGTTCCAAGAAGCACAGGTGATATCAGAAACAGAAATGATTGCCACATTATCTTAA
- the sigE gene encoding RNA polymerase sporulation sigma factor SigE, with amino-acid sequence MKTLRLRLQYFWTKLLMKLGIKSDEIYYIGGSEALPPPLSKEEEELLLGKLPGGDKTARSLLIERNLRLVVYIARKFENTGINIEDLISIGTIGLIKAVNTFNPEKKIKLATYASRCIENEILMYLRRNNKIRSEVSFDEPLNIDWDGNELLLSDVLGTEEDIITKDLEANVDRKLLFNALHQLTEREKQIMELRFGLQGQEEMTQKDVADLLGISQSYISRLEKRIIKRLKKEFNKMV; translated from the coding sequence ATGAAAACATTGCGCTTACGTTTACAGTATTTTTGGACAAAATTATTAATGAAATTAGGGATTAAGTCTGACGAGATATACTACATTGGAGGAAGCGAAGCACTTCCACCACCTTTGTCTAAAGAAGAAGAAGAATTATTGCTCGGTAAATTGCCAGGTGGGGATAAAACAGCAAGATCTCTTTTAATTGAACGTAATTTAAGATTGGTAGTTTACATCGCTAGGAAATTCGAAAATACAGGGATAAATATAGAAGATTTAATTAGTATTGGAACTATTGGATTAATTAAAGCGGTCAATACGTTTAATCCTGAGAAAAAAATTAAGCTTGCTACATATGCATCGAGATGTATTGAAAATGAAATTTTGATGTACTTAAGAAGAAATAATAAAATCCGGTCGGAAGTTTCCTTTGACGAACCGTTAAATATCGATTGGGATGGAAATGAGTTACTGTTGTCAGATGTGTTAGGTACGGAAGAAGATATAATAACAAAAGATTTAGAGGCGAATGTAGATCGTAAACTATTGTTTAATGCGCTACATCAATTAACGGAGAGAGAGAAACAAATCATGGAGCTGCGTTTTGGTTTGCAAGGACAGGAAGAGATGACACAAAAAGATGTAGCCGATTTACTGGGTATCTCTCAATCATACATTTCCCGCCTAGAAAAAAGAATTATCAAGCGTTTGAAAAAAGAATTTAATAAAATGGTTTAA
- the sigG gene encoding RNA polymerase sporulation sigma factor SigG: MTRNKVEICGVDTSKLPVLKNEEMRELFRQMQSGETYAREKLVNGNLRLVLSVIQRFNNRGEFVDDLFQVGCIGLMKSIDNFDLGQNVKFSTYAVPMIIGEIRRYLRDNNPIRVSRSLRDIAYKALQVRERLMALTSKEPTAEEIAKELDVSHEEIVFALDAIQDPVSLFEPIYNDGGDPIFVMDQLSDEKNRDIQWIEEIALMEGLRRLNEREKLIIRKRFFQGKTQMEVADEIGISQAQVSRLEKAAIKQMNKNIQ, translated from the coding sequence ATGACAAGAAACAAAGTGGAAATCTGTGGAGTAGATACGTCGAAGTTACCTGTATTAAAAAATGAGGAAATGCGTGAGTTATTTCGTCAAATGCAATCAGGTGAGACGTATGCTCGAGAAAAGTTAGTAAACGGAAATTTACGACTTGTTCTTAGTGTAATACAAAGGTTTAACAATCGAGGAGAATTTGTGGATGATTTATTCCAAGTTGGATGCATTGGGTTAATGAAGTCTATTGATAACTTTGATTTAGGACAAAATGTAAAATTCTCTACTTACGCTGTACCGATGATAATTGGAGAAATAAGACGTTACTTACGTGATAATAACCCAATTCGAGTGTCTAGATCATTGCGTGATATTGCTTATAAAGCACTACAAGTAAGAGAACGTTTAATGGCTTTAACTTCTAAGGAACCTACTGCAGAAGAAATTGCAAAAGAGCTTGATGTGTCACATGAAGAAATTGTATTTGCTTTAGATGCTATCCAAGATCCTGTTTCATTGTTTGAGCCTATTTATAACGATGGAGGAGATCCTATCTTTGTCATGGATCAGCTCAGTGATGAAAAAAATCGTGATATTCAATGGATTGAAGAGATTGCTTTAATGGAAGGCCTTAGAAGGTTAAATGAACGAGAGAAACTAATTATTAGGAAACGTTTCTTTCAAGGGAAGACCCAAATGGAAGTCGCTGATGAAATTGGAATTTCGCAGGCACAAGTATCTCGATTAGAAAAAGCAGCTATTAAACAAATGAATAAAAACATTCAGTGA
- the pgeF gene encoding peptidoglycan editing factor PgeF gives MNQTFHLADPSFFVIQPWRNVEGLTAGFTTRNGGVGKQAFKSNNLAFHVEDDSKTVKTNRERLSLKLNFPLQDWVSAKQVHEASILEVKSSHRGQGATELTSALPNIDGYWTKEKNILLTSAYADCIPLYFLHKNSNKIGLAHAGWKGTAAGIGINLLKEWEKEGIQPSEVEVVIGPGICSACYEVDTKVIQAMDSWLDAKNRNNLIKQTSESHFHIDLSGINELQLINHGVNPSFIYRTNFCTCCDDLFFSHRRDQGTTGRMLSFIGWKV, from the coding sequence ATGAATCAAACGTTTCACTTAGCTGATCCATCTTTTTTCGTCATACAACCATGGCGTAACGTAGAAGGATTAACAGCAGGCTTTACAACTAGAAACGGCGGAGTGGGAAAACAAGCTTTTAAATCCAACAATTTAGCATTTCATGTGGAAGATGACTCTAAAACAGTTAAAACAAATAGAGAAAGGTTATCTTTAAAGTTGAATTTTCCATTGCAGGATTGGGTCTCTGCAAAGCAAGTACATGAAGCAAGTATTTTAGAAGTAAAGTCTTCCCATAGAGGACAAGGTGCTACAGAACTTACTTCTGCTTTACCTAACATCGATGGATACTGGACAAAAGAAAAGAATATTTTATTAACCTCTGCCTACGCAGATTGTATTCCGCTATATTTTTTACATAAAAACAGCAATAAAATAGGTCTCGCTCATGCTGGCTGGAAAGGTACAGCAGCTGGTATAGGAATTAATTTACTGAAAGAGTGGGAAAAAGAAGGAATTCAGCCTTCTGAAGTGGAAGTTGTCATTGGACCAGGTATTTGTTCTGCTTGTTATGAGGTTGATACGAAGGTCATTCAAGCAATGGATTCGTGGCTTGATGCAAAAAATAGAAACAACCTTATTAAACAAACTAGTGAAAGTCATTTTCACATCGATTTATCTGGTATCAACGAGCTACAATTAATAAATCATGGAGTTAACCCTTCATTCATCTATCGTACAAATTTTTGCACTTGTTGTGATGATTTATTCTTTTCTCATAGAAGAGATCAAGGGACAACGGGGAGAATGCTTAGTTTTATTGGATGGAAGGTGTAA
- a CDS encoding YggS family pyridoxal phosphate-dependent enzyme translates to MQVKDKKAVIDKRILEACTRANRDRKDIHVIAVTKYVSNERTLEAVQAGIQHLGENRIEGLLAKQNVLKEEKQLEWHFIGTLQSRKVKEVIGSVDYIHSLDRISIAKEIEKRSFHTVNCFVQVNVSSEESKHGLSPTEIIPFIEKLREFPKVKVIGLMTMAPNTNDESTLRECFKQLREIRDTIIEMEFSHAPCKELSMGMSNDFEIAIEEGATYIRIGTSLVGEEE, encoded by the coding sequence ATGCAAGTAAAAGATAAAAAAGCTGTTATCGACAAAAGAATTTTGGAAGCATGTACGCGTGCAAATAGAGATAGAAAAGACATTCATGTTATTGCGGTAACCAAGTATGTTTCTAATGAAAGAACGCTAGAGGCAGTTCAAGCTGGTATACAGCATCTTGGTGAAAATAGAATTGAAGGGTTGCTAGCTAAGCAAAACGTGTTAAAAGAGGAGAAACAGCTCGAATGGCATTTTATTGGTACCTTGCAATCTAGAAAAGTGAAAGAAGTTATTGGTAGTGTAGACTACATTCACTCTTTAGATCGTATTTCTATCGCTAAGGAAATAGAAAAAAGATCTTTCCACACAGTTAACTGCTTTGTACAAGTGAATGTTTCTTCAGAAGAGTCTAAACATGGGTTAAGTCCAACTGAAATAATTCCTTTTATCGAAAAACTAAGAGAGTTTCCTAAAGTTAAAGTAATTGGATTAATGACAATGGCTCCAAATACTAACGATGAATCAACTTTAAGGGAATGCTTTAAACAATTAAGAGAAATAAGAGATACGATAATAGAAATGGAATTCTCTCATGCACCATGTAAAGAACTATCAATGGGAATGTCTAATGATTTTGAAATAGCGATAGAAGAAGGTGCGACATACATAAGAATTGGTACTTCATTAGTAGGTGAGGAGGAGTAA
- a CDS encoding cell division protein SepF → MGIKSKFKSYFWLDEEELDETEVEQPKQPRQATEESKVQEPIPQIKSKQTARKENVVNLQSVQKATGAKMVLLEPRVYAEAQEIADHLRSKRVVVVNLQRVSHDQAVRIVDFLSGTVYAIDGDIQRIGMDIFLCSPDNVEVSGSITEWVQNETTNDMRWNY, encoded by the coding sequence ATGGGAATTAAATCGAAATTCAAGTCATATTTTTGGTTAGATGAAGAAGAACTTGATGAAACAGAAGTGGAACAACCAAAACAACCAAGACAAGCAACAGAAGAATCAAAAGTTCAAGAACCAATTCCACAAATAAAGTCTAAGCAAACTGCTAGAAAGGAAAACGTTGTGAACCTACAAAGTGTACAAAAAGCAACAGGAGCAAAAATGGTTTTATTAGAACCAAGAGTGTATGCAGAGGCTCAAGAGATTGCGGATCACCTTAGAAGTAAAAGGGTGGTTGTTGTTAATTTACAACGTGTCTCTCATGACCAAGCAGTAAGGATTGTTGACTTCTTAAGTGGTACAGTATATGCAATTGATGGCGATATTCAACGTATAGGTATGGATATATTCTTATGTTCTCCAGACAACGTAGAAGTATCTGGTTCTATTACAGAATGGGTACAAAATGAGACAACAAATGATATGAGGTGGAACTACTAG
- a CDS encoding YggT family protein — protein sequence MDAIGNIILTLIRFYSYALIGYILMSWFPQARETAIGQFLARICEPYLEPFRKVIPPLGMIDISPIVAILVLNFAMEGVAAVFRMF from the coding sequence ATGGATGCAATTGGAAATATTATATTAACATTAATACGATTTTATTCTTATGCTTTAATTGGCTATATCCTAATGTCATGGTTTCCCCAAGCGCGTGAAACTGCGATTGGCCAATTCTTAGCGCGAATTTGCGAGCCATATTTAGAGCCGTTTCGTAAAGTGATACCACCACTTGGTATGATTGATATTTCACCTATCGTTGCAATTTTAGTATTAAACTTTGCTATGGAAGGCGTAGCGGCTGTATTTAGAATGTTCTAA
- a CDS encoding RNA-binding protein — translation MSSIYQHFRPEEAPFIDKVTSWIEQVEIQYAPKLTDFLDPRQMQIVQMMVGTKGEVKVDFHGGNETLERKRALLYPSYYQPVESDYQLQAFKITYPSKFVTIEHRQILGSLMNVGLKREKFGDILFHEEVWYCIVAHEVSDYVRLQLNAVGKTKVDVSECSLVEIPSFKEEWQEKKLTVSSLRLDVIVSNIYSTSRQKAAEYIQSGLVKVNWQQTDQVSFVCEAGDVISVRRKGRSTIVAIEGHTKKDKIKVTVGVKK, via the coding sequence ATGAGTTCTATTTATCAGCATTTTCGACCAGAAGAAGCACCTTTTATAGATAAAGTAACCTCATGGATAGAGCAAGTAGAAATACAATATGCACCAAAACTAACAGACTTTTTGGATCCGAGACAAATGCAAATTGTCCAAATGATGGTAGGAACAAAAGGAGAAGTAAAAGTAGATTTTCATGGCGGTAATGAGACGCTAGAACGAAAAAGAGCGCTACTTTACCCGAGCTACTATCAACCTGTAGAATCTGACTACCAATTACAAGCATTTAAGATTACATATCCCTCTAAATTTGTAACGATAGAACATAGACAAATTTTAGGATCATTAATGAATGTAGGGTTAAAAAGAGAAAAGTTTGGAGATATCCTATTTCATGAAGAGGTGTGGTATTGCATAGTCGCCCATGAAGTAAGTGATTATGTAAGACTGCAATTAAATGCCGTTGGAAAAACAAAAGTGGATGTTAGTGAATGTAGTTTGGTTGAGATCCCCAGTTTTAAAGAGGAGTGGCAAGAGAAAAAACTAACAGTAAGCTCTTTGAGGCTAGATGTCATTGTTTCTAACATTTACTCCACTTCCAGACAAAAAGCAGCTGAATATATTCAATCTGGGCTAGTAAAGGTAAATTGGCAACAGACGGATCAAGTATCATTTGTTTGTGAAGCGGGAGATGTTATTTCTGTTAGGAGAAAAGGGCGATCAACCATAGTTGCCATAGAAGGACATACGAAAAAAGACAAAATTAAAGTAACAGTTGGTGTAAAAAAATAA
- a CDS encoding DivIVA domain-containing protein has translation MPLTPLDIHNKEFSRGFRGYDEDEVNEFLDQIIKDYEIILREKKELEEKLYGMTERLGHFTNIEETLNKSIIVAQEAAEEVRRNSQKEAKLIVREAEKNADRIVNESLTKARRIAMEIEELKKQSKVFRNRFKMLIEAQLDLLGNDDWDTLMEMDVDTTELKRLEEQEVPTR, from the coding sequence ATGCCGTTAACACCATTAGATATACATAACAAAGAATTTAGTCGAGGATTCCGAGGCTATGATGAAGATGAAGTAAATGAATTCTTAGATCAAATCATTAAAGACTATGAAATTATTTTACGTGAAAAGAAAGAATTAGAAGAAAAACTATATGGCATGACAGAACGCCTAGGTCACTTTACAAATATCGAAGAAACGTTAAATAAATCGATTATTGTTGCACAAGAAGCAGCCGAGGAAGTGAGAAGAAATTCACAAAAAGAAGCAAAATTAATTGTCCGTGAAGCGGAGAAGAATGCAGATCGTATCGTGAATGAGTCACTTACAAAAGCACGCAGAATCGCAATGGAAATTGAAGAGTTGAAAAAGCAGTCGAAAGTATTCCGAAACCGTTTTAAGATGCTTATAGAAGCACAATTAGATCTTTTAGGAAACGACGATTGGGATACACTAATGGAAATGGACGTCGATACAACGGAGTTAAAACGTCTAGAAGAACAAGAAGTTCCCACTAGATAA
- the ileS gene encoding isoleucine--tRNA ligase, which produces MNYKDTLQMPKTDFPMRGGLPTREPQIQEKWSEMDIYQKVQDRTKNKPMFVLHDGPPYANGDIHMGHAMNKVIKDFIVRYKSMSGFNAPYVPGWDTHGLPIEQALTNKGVKRKEMTTAEFRKLCAEYAWEQINNQREQFKRLGVRGDWENPYVTLDPAYEARQIKLFGEMANRGFIYKGLKPVYWSPSSESALAEAEIEYQDKRSPSIYVGFEVQDGKGVLEQGTSVMIWTTTPWTIPSNLAIAVHEDLSYAVVSSTQGTFVVAEELVATVVEAAELEDAKVLKVVKGSELEGVQTKHPLYDRVSPIVIGHHVTTDSGTGCVHIAPGHGEDDFIIGQKYGLEVFCPIDEKGCFTNEVPKYQGVFYDEANKAITERLGELGALVKLQFITHSYPHDWRTKKPVIFRATAQWFASIDKIREDLLKAVNETSWLPKWGETRLFNMVRDRGDWCISRQRVWGVPIPVFYAENGEEIITPETIEHVSNLFREHGSTVWFEKDAKELLPEGFTHPGSPNGKFTKEQDIMDVWFDSGSSHQAVLDERSDLQYPADVYFEGSDQYRGWFNSSLTTGVALTGKAPYKTVISHGFTLDGQGRKMSKSLGNVILPSKVMDHLGADILRLWVASVDYQADVRVTDANFKQVAEVYRKIRNTFRFLLGNLHDFSPSKDALAFEDLREVDQFMMVKLNELVEKVRNHYEKYEFLSIYHAINNFCTQELSSFYMDFSKDVLYIEAPTSHERRAMQTVMYETLMKLVVLTTPILSHTTQEIWEFIPEVTVESPQLLDMPEVVKYENASALVAKFDAFLDIRDDVLKALEEARNSKLIGKSLQAHVTIYADESEFNLLHSIQESLEQLFIISAFTLVQGKDKAPSDALALEKVTVAVAPAKGETCARSWKVSEDVGQDPDFPDLNLHNAKIVKEHYAHLLNQEG; this is translated from the coding sequence TTGAATTACAAAGATACATTGCAAATGCCAAAGACGGATTTCCCAATGCGTGGGGGATTACCAACAAGAGAACCTCAAATTCAAGAAAAATGGTCTGAGATGGACATTTACCAAAAGGTTCAAGATAGAACAAAAAATAAACCTATGTTTGTTCTGCATGATGGTCCTCCATATGCGAACGGTGATATTCACATGGGGCATGCGATGAACAAAGTAATTAAAGATTTTATTGTTCGTTATAAGTCCATGTCAGGGTTTAATGCACCATATGTACCTGGATGGGATACACATGGTTTACCAATTGAACAAGCGTTAACAAATAAGGGTGTCAAGCGCAAAGAAATGACGACAGCTGAGTTCCGTAAGCTTTGTGCAGAATATGCGTGGGAACAAATTAATAATCAAAGAGAACAGTTTAAGCGTTTAGGCGTTCGTGGTGATTGGGAAAATCCGTACGTAACACTTGATCCAGCTTATGAAGCTCGCCAAATTAAACTATTTGGTGAGATGGCAAACAGAGGATTCATTTATAAAGGATTAAAACCAGTTTATTGGTCCCCTTCAAGTGAATCAGCTTTAGCAGAAGCGGAAATCGAGTACCAAGATAAACGATCTCCATCTATCTATGTAGGATTTGAAGTTCAAGATGGAAAAGGAGTGTTGGAGCAAGGAACTAGTGTCATGATTTGGACGACAACTCCTTGGACAATTCCTTCCAACTTAGCTATTGCAGTTCATGAGGACTTATCTTATGCGGTTGTATCATCAACTCAAGGGACTTTTGTGGTAGCAGAGGAATTAGTAGCTACAGTAGTAGAAGCAGCAGAGTTAGAAGATGCGAAAGTACTAAAAGTAGTAAAAGGATCAGAACTGGAAGGAGTTCAAACAAAGCATCCATTATATGATCGAGTATCTCCAATAGTGATTGGTCATCATGTTACGACTGATTCAGGTACAGGATGTGTACACATTGCACCGGGTCACGGGGAAGACGACTTTATCATAGGTCAAAAATATGGCTTAGAAGTGTTCTGTCCTATTGATGAGAAAGGTTGTTTTACGAACGAAGTACCTAAATATCAAGGTGTATTCTATGATGAGGCAAATAAAGCCATTACAGAACGTCTTGGTGAGCTTGGTGCATTAGTTAAGCTACAATTCATTACTCACTCGTATCCACATGATTGGCGTACAAAAAAACCAGTGATTTTCCGCGCAACAGCTCAATGGTTTGCATCCATTGATAAAATTCGTGAAGATTTATTAAAAGCTGTAAATGAAACAAGCTGGTTACCTAAATGGGGAGAAACTCGCCTATTTAACATGGTAAGGGACCGTGGAGATTGGTGTATCTCTCGTCAACGTGTATGGGGCGTTCCAATCCCTGTTTTCTATGCAGAAAATGGAGAAGAAATTATTACTCCTGAAACGATTGAACATGTTTCTAACTTGTTCCGTGAGCATGGTTCAACAGTATGGTTTGAAAAAGATGCGAAAGAATTATTACCAGAAGGATTTACTCATCCTGGAAGCCCTAATGGAAAATTCACAAAAGAGCAAGACATTATGGATGTATGGTTCGACTCTGGGTCATCCCACCAAGCGGTGCTAGATGAGCGTTCTGATTTACAATACCCTGCAGATGTATACTTCGAAGGTTCTGACCAATATCGTGGTTGGTTTAACTCTTCTTTAACAACTGGAGTAGCTTTAACTGGTAAAGCACCATATAAAACAGTCATCAGCCATGGTTTCACACTTGATGGTCAAGGAAGAAAAATGAGTAAATCACTTGGTAACGTAATTCTTCCTTCTAAAGTGATGGATCATCTAGGTGCGGATATTTTACGTCTATGGGTAGCATCAGTAGATTATCAAGCTGATGTACGTGTAACAGATGCTAACTTTAAACAAGTTGCGGAAGTTTACCGCAAGATTCGTAATACATTCCGATTCCTATTAGGAAACTTACATGACTTCTCACCAAGTAAAGATGCCCTAGCATTTGAAGACCTTCGTGAAGTAGATCAATTTATGATGGTGAAGTTAAATGAATTGGTAGAAAAAGTTCGTAATCATTATGAAAAATACGAATTCTTAAGTATCTACCATGCAATCAATAATTTCTGTACACAAGAGTTAAGTTCGTTCTACATGGATTTCTCGAAAGATGTGTTATATATTGAAGCTCCTACAAGTCATGAGCGTCGTGCTATGCAAACCGTAATGTATGAAACATTAATGAAGTTAGTAGTTTTAACTACACCAATTCTATCTCATACGACACAAGAGATTTGGGAGTTCATTCCAGAGGTTACTGTGGAAAGTCCACAACTTCTAGATATGCCTGAAGTGGTAAAGTACGAAAATGCCTCCGCATTAGTAGCAAAATTTGATGCGTTCTTAGATATTCGTGATGATGTCTTAAAAGCGCTAGAAGAAGCACGTAATAGTAAATTAATCGGTAAATCATTACAAGCGCATGTAACGATTTACGCGGATGAAAGTGAATTTAATTTATTGCATTCTATCCAAGAAAGTCTTGAACAGTTATTTATTATTTCTGCTTTCACACTGGTACAAGGAAAAGATAAGGCGCCAAGTGATGCTCTAGCTCTAGAAAAAGTAACTGTTGCAGTTGCTCCTGCAAAAGGCGAAACATGTGCAAGAAGTTGGAAAGTTTCAGAAGATGTGGGTCAAGATCCAGATTTCCCTGATTTAAACCTACACAATGCTAAGATTGTAAAAGAGCATTATGCACATTTACTTAACCAAGAAGGATAA
- the lspA gene encoding signal peptidase II — protein MWIFYAIAALVVILDQLTKWLVVQYMELAESIEIIPNLLYITSHRNRGAAWGILQGQMWFFYIVTVVVVAALVFYLHRHAKGKVLLGTSIGFMLGGAIGNFIDRLFRKEVVDFVNTYIGSYNFPIFNVADAALTVGVVLLFIEMLREEWQAKKEKKNGTTA, from the coding sequence ATGTGGATATTTTATGCGATAGCAGCGTTAGTAGTTATCTTAGATCAATTAACTAAATGGCTAGTAGTACAATATATGGAACTTGCAGAATCTATTGAGATTATTCCAAATCTACTCTACATAACTTCACATCGAAATCGCGGAGCTGCTTGGGGGATTTTACAAGGACAAATGTGGTTTTTCTACATTGTGACGGTGGTAGTTGTGGCAGCGTTAGTTTTTTATCTACATCGTCACGCGAAGGGAAAAGTCCTATTAGGCACTAGTATAGGGTTTATGCTAGGTGGTGCGATAGGTAACTTTATTGATCGACTTTTCCGAAAAGAAGTAGTTGACTTTGTCAATACGTATATTGGTTCTTATAATTTCCCTATTTTTAATGTGGCTGATGCCGCGTTAACAGTAGGTGTCGTCTTATTATTTATTGAAATGCTTCGCGAGGAATGGCAAGCGAAAAAGGAGAAGAAAAATGGAACAACAGCATGA
- a CDS encoding RluA family pseudouridine synthase, translated as MEQQHDWTITEEHKGERIDKWLSSVQSEWSRSQVQTWVKDGNVLVNNEQVKTNYKVQLNDVVTVSPPEVVELDVEAEEMDLDIYYEDQDVLVVNKPRGMVVHPAPGHVTGTLVNGLMAHCKDLSGINGVMRPGIVHRIDKDTSGLLMVAKNDLAHESLVNQLVEKSVTRKYVALVHGNISHDYGTIDAPIGRDPEERQSMTVIDKGKHAVTHFHVLDRLEQFTIVECQLETGRTHQIRVHMKYIGFPLAGDPKYGPRKTIDFPGQALHARTLGFVHPRTGEYMEFEAPLPEDMKTLIDKLKK; from the coding sequence ATGGAACAACAGCATGATTGGACAATTACAGAAGAGCATAAAGGAGAACGAATTGATAAATGGTTATCAAGCGTTCAATCTGAGTGGTCTCGTTCTCAAGTACAAACTTGGGTAAAAGATGGAAACGTATTAGTAAATAACGAACAAGTAAAAACAAACTATAAAGTTCAACTCAACGATGTAGTTACTGTTTCTCCACCAGAAGTAGTGGAATTAGACGTGGAAGCAGAAGAAATGGATTTAGATATTTACTATGAAGATCAAGACGTATTAGTTGTGAATAAACCAAGAGGTATGGTGGTTCATCCTGCACCAGGGCATGTAACGGGTACATTGGTAAACGGTCTAATGGCACACTGTAAAGACCTGTCTGGTATCAATGGTGTAATGAGACCAGGTATTGTTCACCGTATTGATAAGGACACTTCTGGTTTATTAATGGTTGCAAAAAATGACTTGGCGCATGAGTCTTTAGTTAATCAATTGGTAGAAAAATCAGTAACGCGAAAATATGTTGCTCTTGTTCACGGGAACATTTCTCATGATTATGGAACGATTGATGCCCCTATTGGCCGTGATCCAGAAGAAAGACAAAGTATGACGGTAATTGATAAAGGAAAACATGCCGTTACACATTTTCACGTATTAGATAGACTTGAACAGTTTACTATAGTAGAATGCCAATTAGAAACAGGACGTACGCATCAAATTCGTGTACACATGAAATATATTGGCTTCCCGTTAGCTGGTGATCCCAAATATGGGCCAAGAAAAACAATAGATTTCCCTGGTCAAGCGTTACACGCTCGTACACTTGGTTTTGTTCATCCGAGAACAGGAGAGTATATGGAATTTGAAGCTCCTTTACCTGAAGATATGAAAACCTTAATAGATAAATTGAAGAAATAA